In Stigmatopora argus isolate UIUO_Sarg chromosome 10, RoL_Sarg_1.0, whole genome shotgun sequence, the following proteins share a genomic window:
- the LOC144083152 gene encoding uncharacterized protein LOC144083152, protein MGTFNPYAGKSSIDDCKPCFAGLITSEDRADCRLCPAGFSCHPTNGNISLCPPGEYSPEGILQCQTCPADSVCNFGYARKCGPGKEANLDHTECQDCPPGFYSSFCTIHCLQCPAGSFCPDLGTSQPISCPPGSTSTLGQTSCHKCDDADFMCGVLMPPKLRQSGQKSSLGSPCGPGRYYTHSGEGSECVVCPAGYYCEGGLAIPCPGGSYGPKEGLQTLVDCTICPAGFYCLEGTSAHPSPQFLCPPGFFCEVGTATPHGSPCPAGTAGEQVGQTSRAACKRCSEGQYCPPGSSAPGLPCARGRFCPAGTLEEVKCPPGTFTPNQGAKSLKDCLKCPAGFHCPEGASDPVPCPPGSFNPLEGQAHLADCRECHAGKACTQTGLTAPDMDCAQGFVCPPGSSKPNAPANACPPGTLSNRTDLSDRSQCRQCPARYACLRGTGSVHGPPLPCSVGHYCPPGTKFPTQYKCPAGTWSGQTGLQAESECQPCPQGWYCLVGSAGPSGRCNSGHYCPEGTAYGGQFPCPAGTYSIHMGNRQKEDCPPCPEGSFCVEGSSKPAPCPFSTFRRGKGGQALEDCSTCPAGYFCPESTTVNPRKCGSGSFSDEGATECSPCLSGHFCSNETTSEEAMLSVMVCPPGYLCSQGLARDPRRSAALCPRGFYCPGGHIDPNPVPCPNGTYGERPGLSEVNECVPCPEGKYCYSQQPEDDPITSPTGLCPDGHYCPTGTGFLYSYPCQAGQYRSTASGHHGDVCVPCPSKHYCDKPGMQTPSVCPQGFYCPEGSSSAQPCPEGSYGSRSGLSNGSECSPCGAGWYCSGVGLAEPSGTCKDGFYCRERAKFATPMDGRTGDLCPPGSYCPPASSSPIPCPSGTFSNSSGLGSPLGCVSCPPGLFCLGSNNTSPSGPCSPGYYCTGGSDSPIQHEAEEGHFTLERAFRPEPCPLGTFQPLRGARSCVQCQGGRLCNQTGLIQPPACPRGHYCPPATVVAHPCPPVSLVPLVYVNLNSLHTHMQMHGFGI, encoded by the exons ATGGGAACGTTTAATCCATATGCAGGGAAAAGCAGCATCGATGACTGCAAG CCTTGTTTTGCAGGTCTGATTACGTCCGAGGACCGCGCCGACTGTCGTCTCTGCCCAGCAGGCTTCTCCTGCCATCCCACCAATGGAAATATCTCTTTATGTCCTCCCGGAGAATATTCCCCGGAAGGGATTCTCCAGTGTCAAACATGTCCCGCGGACTCTGTCTGCAATTTCGGTTACGCGCGCAAG tgtggGCCCGGAAAAGAAGCCAACTTGGATCACACTGAATGTCAAGACTGCCCTCCGGGGTTCTACTCCAGTTTTTGCACTATCCATTGCCTTCAATGTCCTGCAG GGAGTTTCTGTCCAGATCTTGGGACGTCCCAGCCCATTTCTTGTCCTCCTGGTTCGACTTCTACACTTGGACAGACTTCGTGTCATAAATGTGATGATGCCGATTTCATGTGTGGGGTTCTGATGCCCCCCAAACTGAGGCAATCGGGTCAAAAGTCAAGTCTAGGCTCTCCTTGTGGACCAGGAAGATACTACACACACTCGGGGGAGGGTTCAGAATGTGTTGTGTGTCCAGCAG GATATTATTGTGAAGGAGGTTTAGCGATACCATGTCCCGGGGGCAGTTATGGTCCTAAAGAAGGTCTTCAGACTCTGGTGGATTGCACAATCTGTCCTGCAG ggttttaCTGTTTGGAAGGGACTTCAGCTCATCCATCTCCTCAATTCTTGTGCCCACCGGGTTTCTTTTGTGAGGTGGGCACGGCCACCCCTCACGGGTCACCTTGCCCCGCTGGAACTGCGGGAGAACAAGTGGGTCAGACAAGTAGAGCGGCTTGCAAAAGATGCAGTGAAGGACAATACTGTCCTCCGG GGTCTTCAGCACCGGGACTGCCCTGCGCTCGAGGACGGTTCTGTCCGGCTGGCACGTTGGAGGAAGTCAAGTGTCCTCCAGGGACCTTCACTCCCAATCAAGGAGCAAAAA GTTTGAAGGACTGTCTCAAATGCCCTGCCGGTTTCCATTGCCCCGAGGGGGCGAGTGACCCAGTGCCATGTCCGCCAGGCTCCTTCAACCCTTTGGAGGGCCAGGCACATTTGGCCGACTGCAGAGAATGCCACGCGGGGAAGGCTTGCACTCAGACCGGTCTGACGGCTCCAGATATGGACTGCGCGCAAGG GTTTGTGTGTCCTCCCGGTTCCTCGAAACCCAACGCCCCAGCAAACGCGTGTCCTCCGGGAACCCTGAGCAACCGCACGGACCTCTCGGATCGTTCGCAGTGTCGGCAGTGTCCCGCCCGATATGCTTGTCTTCGAG GTACAGGCAGTGTTCACGGACCCCCACTACCCTGCTCTGTGGGCCATTATTGCCCACCCGGCACCAAATTCCCCACCCAGTACAAATGCCCCGCGGGCACTTGGAGTGGTCAGACTGGATTACAAGCTGAAAGTGAGTGCCAGCCTTGCCCACAGGGTTGGTACTGTCTGGTGGGGTCGGCAGGACCCTCTGGGCGATGCAACTCCGGACACTACTGTCCTGAAG GGACGGCATATGGCGGCCAGTTTCCTTGCCCCGCGGGCACGTATAGCATCCACATGGGCAACCGTCAAAAGGAAGACTGCCCGCCATGCCCGGAAGGTTCATTTTGCGTGGAAGGAAGCTCGAAACCGGCACCCTGCCCCTT CTCAACGTTTCGCCGTGGAAAAGGAGGTCAGGCGTTGGAGGATTGCTCGACTTGTCCGGCCGGTTATTTTTGCCCGGAGTCAACCACCGTTAACCCCAGAAAGTGTGGAAGCGGCAGTTTCTCC GATGAAGGCGCCACGGAGTGTTCTCCATGCTTATCAGGCCATTTCTGCAGTAATGAGACCACAAGTGAGGAAGCCATGCTAAGTGTCATGGTGTGCCCCCCAGGCTATCTCTGCTCTCAGGGCTTGGCTCGAGACCCTCGCCGTTCTGCCGCTCTCTGTCCTCGTGGCTTCTACTGTCCTGGAGGCCATATT GACCCCAACCCCGTTCCCTGCCCCAACGGTACCTACGGCGAACGTCCTGGTCTTAGTGAGGTCAATGAATGCGTCCCATGTCCCGAGGGGAAATATTGTTATTCTCAACAGCCTGAAGATGATCCCATCACCTCACCT ACTGGCCTTTGTCCCGATGGGCATTATTGCCCAACTGGCACTGGCTTTCTGTATTCTTACCCCTGCCAGGCTGGACAGTACAGGAGCACTGCATCTGGTCACCATGGAGATGTTTGTGTCCCATGCCCATCCAAGCACTACTGTGACAAACCAGGAATGCAGACCCCCTCTGTCTGCCCACAG GGCTTTTACTGTCCTGAAGGATCCTCCTCTGCACAACCGTGTCCTGAGGGAAGCTACGGTTCTCGTTCAGGCCTCAGTAACGGGTCCGAGTGTTCTCCCTGTGGTGCAGGTTGGTACTGTAGCGGCGTGGGCCTGGCAGAACCCTCCGGCACCTGCAAAGATGGATTCTACTGTAGAGAGCGAGCTAAATTTGCG ACTCCAATGGATGGGCGGACAGGTGATTTGTGTCCTCCAGGTAGCTACTGCCCACCAGCTTCGTCCTCTCCCATTCCCTGCCCGTCTGGCACCTTTAGCAACAGCTCTGGCCTCGGTAGTCCTCTCGGCTGTGTCAGCTGTCCACCAGG ATTGTTTTGTTTGGGTTCCAACAACACTTCCCCATCCGGGCCGTGTTCCCCTGGATATTACTGCACTGGTGGCTCTGATTCGCCCATCCAGCACGAAGCAGAAGAAGGTCACTTTACATTAGAAAGAGCATTCAGGCCAGAGCCGTGTCCTCTCGGGACATTCCAGCCG cttCGAGGCGCACGATCATGCGTGCAGTGTCAAGGGGGGCGACTATGCAACCAGACAGGCTTGATCCAGCCACCAGCATGCCCAAGAGGACATTATTGTCCTCCAGCAACTGTTGTTGCTCACCCTTGTCCTCCAGTGAGTTTGGTGCCTTTAGTGTATGTGAATTTAAATAGTCTACATACACATATGCAGATGCATGGCTTTGGGATATAA
- the nrgnb gene encoding neurogranin (protein kinase C substrate, RC3) b codes for MSVPFCNTHLRIPRGFGALLECLVREILRDQPADIPKYAAIYFKRLLAQRDGSGVDPIEWAASLEDRFDNDRAFQAVPETVTENAIPEEKPSEIEGSAALAEVPQPEVAAGTSSQVDLAEDQKEKSPDEPQSETLSDFSEVQESTESKLSEEPATEEEAEAPETKEQEVTREVATEEAEEVAKEETGEEVQEEDQEDTEEVEKEEDEEVAEGESQVEDQQETQEDVQEEDQNEVLDEAQEKAQDEDEEASKDGAEEEGSEVESVADVGETETMTEEVKVDENEGDDPLQAADEESALAETGEAEETQPQNETTEEVQAQEEEAMTNEKEDLSTNVEGDSELSEVESVDVTQDEESDLAEKQPEEEGISEAGVTEEDANVETGTGEEEAGTNNEEMQDLVTTEVGLDLAQMWMASFSGGQQRSSQLRTPTTMHAFILMGGEGCALKRLPEDRVRPHKSPDMDCRNEERSRTQEEEDIMDIPLDDPEANRAAAKIQAGFRGHMTRKKMKPEDKAEGEERQEERGQ; via the exons ATGTCGGTGCCTTTTTGCAACACCCACCTGAGAATCCCACGGGGGTTCGGCGCCCTGCTGGAATGCCTCGTCCGGGAAATTCTTCGCGATCAACCGGCGGACATTCCCAAATATGCCGCCATCTACTTTAAGCGTCTTCTGGCCCAACGAGATG GTAGTGGCGTGGATCCAATTGAGTGGGCAGCCAGCCTGGAAGATAGATTTGACAACGACCGTGCATTCCAG GCTGTTCCTGAAACGGTGACTGAAAATGCCATTCCTGA agaAAAACCATCTGAAATAGAGGGATCAGCTGCGTTAGCAGAGGTCCCGCAACCCGAAGTCGCGGCAGGAACTTCGAGTCAAGTTGACCTGGCGGAGGATCAGAAGGAGAAATCTCCTGATGAACCTCAGTCTGAGACATTAAGTGACTTTTCAGAAGTACAAGAGAGCACTGAAAGTAAACTGAGCGAGGAACCGGCTACGGAGGAAGAGGCAGAAGCTCCTGAGACGAAGGAGCAGGAAGTAACTCGGGAAGTTGCTACGGAGGAGGCCGAGGAAGTCGCTAAGGAAGAGACTGGGGAGGAGGTCCAAGAGGAGGATCAAGAGGACACTGAGGAAGTTGAgaaagaggaggatgaggaagtAGCTGAGGGAGAATCCCAAGTGGAGGATCAGCAGGAGACTCAGGAGGACGTTCAGGAGGAAGACCAGAACGAGGTTCTGGACGAGGCCCAGGAAAAGGCTCAAGACGAGGATGAGGAGGCCTCAAAAGATGGCGCCGAAGAAGAAGGCTCCGAGGTGGAAAGTGTTGCTGATGTTGGAGAAACGGAGACGATGACGGAGGAAGTCAAAGTCGATGAGAACGAGGGAGATGATCCGTTGCAGGCTGCCGACGAAGAGAGTGCATTAGCGGAGACGGGGGAAGCCGAAGAAACGCAGCCTCAGAACGAAACAACCGAAGAAGTCCAAGCCCAGGAGGAGGAAGCGATGACCAATGAGAAAGAGGACCTGTCCACTAACGTGGAAGGAGACTCGGAGCTGTCGGAGGTTGAATCCGTTGACGTTACGCAAGACGAGGAAAGTGATCTGGCGGAGAAGCAGCCGGAAGAAGAAGGGATTTCGGAAGCGGGGGTGACGGAAGAGGATGCCAACGTTGAGACTGGAACGGGGGAGGAAGAAGCTGGCACCAACAATGAGGAAATGCAAG ACCTTGTAACCACGGAAGTCGGCCTGGATCTCGCCCAAATGTGGATGGCGTCCTTCTCGGGTGGTCAGCAGCGTTCTTCCCAGCTTAGAACACCAACcaccatgcatgcttttattttgatggGAGGAGAAGGATGTGCGCTCAAGAG GCTACCGGAAGACCGAGTGAGACCTCATAAAAGCCCAGACATGGACTGCCGTAAT GAAGAACGCAGCAGGACCCAGGAGGAAGAGGACATCATGGATATTCCGCTGGATGACCCCGAGGCCAACAGGGCGGCCGCCAAGATCCAGGCCGGCTTCCGGGGACACATGACTCGTAAGAAGATGAAGCCGGAGGACAAGGCGGAAGGAGAGGAG AGGCAGGAGGAACGGGGGCAGTAG
- the hepacama gene encoding hepatic and glial cell adhesion molecule a, whose product MCNVACSGQNIHVIRQSTTHALTAALLLTGGAVRNQCGARSVQKWLARQAAHRGGESVHPLGKRETCPEWLNHAHELGERLCPGHKMKVESRTSHSLSSDVPSLLNLLGLLLLLVTGEVSGVNVTSQSLVVRGIVGKEALLSVSYTSSSVDKPVIKWQLKRDKVKPVTVVQSIGTDVIGNLRPEYRNRILVFENGSLLLHHLQLSDEGSYEVEISITDDTFTGELHIELTVDVPVSKPYIQMVASSVLEYSEHFHLHCSHDNGTKPTYAWLKGGKAQTNDSRLLLSHDQKVLTITRVLMSDDDVYTCTVENPISSMKSMPVKLTVYRRSSLYIILSTGGIFLLITLVTVCACWKPSKKKHRPLPQRAPIYMEQQGENGHDVDVVPKPSTLGRRSPMPLYVLNEDETLERLEESSCNTFGQPDLSYPATYVPVFPPQAHRTDPPIWTTPRRYSRSPSPLAQLLPQAPVGPPMTPTRSPANSPCSSPRSFSPIRKFRPPVGLPNVRLPVEAEGPAQGEETQAPPPQQ is encoded by the exons ATGTGTAACGTGGCGTGTAGTGGGCAGAACATCCATGTTATCCGTCAGTCAACCACACACGCGCTCACTGCCGCCCTCTTGTTGACTGGGGGTGCCGTGAGGAACCAGTGTGGGGCTCGCAGTGTCCAGAAGTGGCTAGCGCGGCAGGCAGCGCACCGCGGAGGGGAGAGTGTCCATCCACTGGGAAAAAGAGAGACGTGCCCAGAGTGGTTAAACCATGCTCACGAACTGGGAGAACGCCTCTGCCCAGGACACAAGATGAAGGTGGAGAGTAGGACCAGCCACAGTCTTTCTTCTGACGTTCCTTCGCTCCTCAACCTGCTCGGCCTTCTGCTTCTGCTCGTCACAG GTGAGGTGTCCGGGGTGAATGTGACCAGCCAAAGCCTAGTGGTGAGAGGCATTGTGGGCAAAGAGGCCCTGCTGTCTGTCAGTTACACCAGCAGCAGCGTGGACAAGCCCGTCATCAAGTGGCAGCTGAAAAGGGACAAAGTCAAGCCCGTCACGGTGGTGCAGTCCATCGGCACCGATGTGATCGGGAACCTCCGGCCGGAGTACCGCAACCGCATCCTGGTCTTTGAGAACGGCTCGCTGCTTCTTCACCACCTGCAGCTGTCCGACGAAGGCTCCTACGAGGTGGAGATTTCCATCACGGATGACACCTTCACGGGGGAGCTCCATATTGAACTCACAGTGGATG TTCCAGTCTCCAAACCCTACATCCAGATGGTGGCGTCGTCCGTCCTGGAGTACAGCGAGCACTTCCACTTGCACTGCTCCCACGACAATGGCACCAAACCCACGTACGCTTGGCTAAAGGGAGGCAAAGCGCAAACCAACGACTCCCGCTTGCTACTCTCGCACGACCAGAAGGTCCTGACCATCACGCGGGTTCTCATGTCGGACGACGACGTCTACACCTGCACGGTGGAGAACCCCATCAGCAGCATGAAGAGCATGCCCGTCAAGCTCACCGTCTACA GACGGAGCTCGCTGTACATCATCCTGTCCACCGGAGGCATTTTCCTCCTCATCACCCTGGTGACCGTCTGTGCCTGCTGGAAGCCTTCAAA AAAGAAGCATAGACCTTTACCACAGAGAGCTCCCATTTACATGGAACAGCAGGGTGAAAATGGACATGATG TTGATGTTGTACCAAAACCAAGCACCCTCGGGCGAAGAAGCCCCATGCCCTTGTACGTACTCAATGAAGAT GAGACTCTGGAGCGTTTGGAGGAAAGTTCTTGCAACACTTTCGGCCAACCGGATTTAAGTTACCCCGCCACCTACGTGCCGGTTTTCCCCCCTCAGGCCCACAGGACCGATCCGCCCATTTGGACCACCCCTCGCAGGTACTCCCGTAGCCCCTCGCCGCTGGCTCAGCTCCTGCCACAAGCCCCCGTGGGTCCCCCCATGACCCCCACGCGCTCGCCGGCCAACTCGCCCTGCTCGTCCCCACGCAGTTTCAGCCCCATCCGAAAATTTCGGCCTCCCGTTGGGCTCCCCAACGTTCGCCTTCCCGTGGAGGCCGAGGGTCCGGCCCAAGGTGAGGAAACGCAGGCTCCTCCTCCCCAGCAGTGA